One window of Equus caballus isolate H_3958 breed thoroughbred chromosome 3, TB-T2T, whole genome shotgun sequence genomic DNA carries:
- the AMBN gene encoding ameloblastin isoform X3: MPALKIPLFKMKDLVLILCLLEMGSAVPAFPRQPGIPGMASLSLETMRQLGSLQGLNMLSQYSRFGYGKSFNSLWMNGLLPPPSSFPWMRPREHETQQYEYSLPVHPPPLPSQPSLQPQQPGQKAFLQPTIVTSGIQDTIQKGGHQPPVYQRQPPLQQSEGPMVQQQVAPSDKPPKAELKEMDLPGPQGPQLTEMDFPGPQGPQLTEMDFPGPQGPQVTEMDFPGPQDPQLREMDFPGPQDPQLTEMDFPGPQGPQLTEMDFPGPQGPQLYPGLFYLTYGANQLNTPGRLGIMSSEEMAGGRGGPMAYGAMFPGFGGMRSSLRGMPPNPAMGGDFTLEFDSPVAATKGPEKGEGGPQGSPAKEADEANPENQALLSEIASGPLGGLLALPKGSVPNLARGPAGQSRGPPRVTPAAADPLMTPGLAEAYETYGADVTTPLDFEEETTTDTTVTPESPQTSMPGNEAEQPQMVHDAWRFQEP; this comes from the exons ATGCCAGCATTGAAG ATCCCGCTTTTCAAAATGAAGGACTTGGTACTGATCCTGTGCCTCCTGGAAATGGGTTCTGCGGTGCCG GCGTTTCCTCGGCAGCCTGGGATACCAGGCATGGCTAGTTTGAGCCTTGAG acAATGAGACAGTTGGGAAGTTTGCAGGGATTAAACATGCTCTCTCAG TATTCAAGATTCGGCTATGGGAAATCATTTAATTCTTTGTGGATGAATGGTCTCCTGCCGCCACCTTCCTCTTTCCCATGGATGAGACCAAGAGAACATGAAACTCAACAG TATGAATATTCTTTGCCTGTGCATCCCCCACCTCTCCCATCGCAGCCATCCCTGCAGCCTCAACAGCCAGGACAGAAAGCTTTCCTCCAGCCCACCATTGTAACCTCAGGGATCCAGGACACCATCCAGAAGGGAGGACATCAGCCTCCGGTTTACCAGAGACAGCCGCCCTTGCAGCAGTCAGAGGGGCCAATGGTTCAACAGCAGGTGGCACCATCAGATAAGCCACCAAAGGCCGAG CTAAAAGAAATGGATCTTCCTGGTCCACAGGGTCCACAA CTAACAGAAATGGATTTTCCTGGTCCACAGGGTCCACAA CTGACAGAAATGGATTTTCCTGGTCCACAAGGTCCACAA GTAACAGAAATGGATTTTCCTGGTCCACAGGATCCACAA CTAAGAGAAATGGATTTTCCTGGTCCACAGGATCCACAA CTAACAGAAATGGATTTTCCTGGTCCACAAGGTCCACAA CTGACAGAAATGGATTTTCCTGGTCCACAGGGTCCACAA ctTTATCCAGGATTATTTTACCTGACCTATGGAGCAAATCAATTG AACACTCCTGGCAGACTTGGCATCATGAGCTCAGAGGAAATGGCA ggaggcagaggaggcccCATGGCCTATGGAGCCATGTTCCCAGGATTTGGAGGCATGAGGTCCAGCCTTAGAGGGATGCCCCCGAATCCAGCCATGGGCGGGGACTTTACTCTGGAATTTGACTCTCCAGTCGCTGCAACCAAAGGCcctgagaaaggagaaggaggtcCACAAGGCTCCCCTGCGAAGGAGGCTGACGAGGCCAATCCGGAAAACCAGGCTCTCCTTTCAGAGATTGCATCTGGTCCCCTCGGAGGGCTTCTTGCTCTTCCCAAAGGCAGTGTTCCCAACCTGGCAAGGGGCCCTGCCGGGCAGAGCAGGGGACCCCCCAGGGTCACCCCAGCAGCTGCTGACCCACTAATGACACCTGGACTAGCTGAGGCTTACGAGACCTACGGTGCTGATGTGACCACACCGCTGGATTTCGAGGAAGAAACGACCACAGATACCACAGTGACCCCAGAGAGTCCTCAGACATCGATGCCAGGAAACGAGGCAGAGCAGCCCCAGATGGTGCATGATGCGTGGCGTTTCCAAGAGCCCTGA
- the AMBN gene encoding ameloblastin isoform X1, with the protein MPALKIPLFKMKDLVLILCLLEMGSAVPAFPRQPGIPGMASLSLETMRQLGSLQGLNMLSQYSRFGYGKSFNSLWMNGLLPPPSSFPWMRPREHETQQYEYSLPVHPPPLPSQPSLQPQQPGQKAFLQPTIVTSGIQDTIQKGGHQPPVYQRQPPLQQSEGPMVQQQVAPSDKPPKAELKEMDLPGPQGPQLTEMDFPGPQGPQLTEMDFPGPQGPQVTEMDFPGPQDPQLREMDFPGPQDPQLTEMDFPGPQGPQLTEMDFPGPQGPQMFPIARLIARGPMPPNKQAPLYPGLFYLTYGANQLNTPGRLGIMSSEEMAGGRGGPMAYGAMFPGFGGMRSSLRGMPPNPAMGGDFTLEFDSPVAATKGPEKGEGGPQGSPAKEADEANPENQALLSEIASGPLGGLLALPKGSVPNLARGPAGQSRGPPRVTPAAADPLMTPGLAEAYETYGADVTTPLDFEEETTTDTTVTPESPQTSMPGNEAEQPQMVHDAWRFQEP; encoded by the exons ATGCCAGCATTGAAG ATCCCGCTTTTCAAAATGAAGGACTTGGTACTGATCCTGTGCCTCCTGGAAATGGGTTCTGCGGTGCCG GCGTTTCCTCGGCAGCCTGGGATACCAGGCATGGCTAGTTTGAGCCTTGAG acAATGAGACAGTTGGGAAGTTTGCAGGGATTAAACATGCTCTCTCAG TATTCAAGATTCGGCTATGGGAAATCATTTAATTCTTTGTGGATGAATGGTCTCCTGCCGCCACCTTCCTCTTTCCCATGGATGAGACCAAGAGAACATGAAACTCAACAG TATGAATATTCTTTGCCTGTGCATCCCCCACCTCTCCCATCGCAGCCATCCCTGCAGCCTCAACAGCCAGGACAGAAAGCTTTCCTCCAGCCCACCATTGTAACCTCAGGGATCCAGGACACCATCCAGAAGGGAGGACATCAGCCTCCGGTTTACCAGAGACAGCCGCCCTTGCAGCAGTCAGAGGGGCCAATGGTTCAACAGCAGGTGGCACCATCAGATAAGCCACCAAAGGCCGAG CTAAAAGAAATGGATCTTCCTGGTCCACAGGGTCCACAA CTAACAGAAATGGATTTTCCTGGTCCACAGGGTCCACAA CTGACAGAAATGGATTTTCCTGGTCCACAAGGTCCACAA GTAACAGAAATGGATTTTCCTGGTCCACAGGATCCACAA CTAAGAGAAATGGATTTTCCTGGTCCACAGGATCCACAA CTAACAGAAATGGATTTTCCTGGTCCACAAGGTCCACAA CTGACAGAAATGGATTTTCCTGGTCCACAGGGTCCACAA ATGTTCCCAATAGCCCGTTTGATAGCTCGGGGACCAATGCCACCAAATAAACAAGCTCca ctTTATCCAGGATTATTTTACCTGACCTATGGAGCAAATCAATTG AACACTCCTGGCAGACTTGGCATCATGAGCTCAGAGGAAATGGCA ggaggcagaggaggcccCATGGCCTATGGAGCCATGTTCCCAGGATTTGGAGGCATGAGGTCCAGCCTTAGAGGGATGCCCCCGAATCCAGCCATGGGCGGGGACTTTACTCTGGAATTTGACTCTCCAGTCGCTGCAACCAAAGGCcctgagaaaggagaaggaggtcCACAAGGCTCCCCTGCGAAGGAGGCTGACGAGGCCAATCCGGAAAACCAGGCTCTCCTTTCAGAGATTGCATCTGGTCCCCTCGGAGGGCTTCTTGCTCTTCCCAAAGGCAGTGTTCCCAACCTGGCAAGGGGCCCTGCCGGGCAGAGCAGGGGACCCCCCAGGGTCACCCCAGCAGCTGCTGACCCACTAATGACACCTGGACTAGCTGAGGCTTACGAGACCTACGGTGCTGATGTGACCACACCGCTGGATTTCGAGGAAGAAACGACCACAGATACCACAGTGACCCCAGAGAGTCCTCAGACATCGATGCCAGGAAACGAGGCAGAGCAGCCCCAGATGGTGCATGATGCGTGGCGTTTCCAAGAGCCCTGA
- the AMBN gene encoding ameloblastin isoform X2 produces MPALKIPLFKMKDLVLILCLLEMGSAVPAFPRQPGIPGMASLSLETMRQLGSLQGLNMLSQYSRFGYGKSFNSLWMNGLLPPPSSFPWMRPREHETQQPSLQPQQPGQKAFLQPTIVTSGIQDTIQKGGHQPPVYQRQPPLQQSEGPMVQQQVAPSDKPPKAELKEMDLPGPQGPQLTEMDFPGPQGPQLTEMDFPGPQGPQVTEMDFPGPQDPQLREMDFPGPQDPQLTEMDFPGPQGPQLTEMDFPGPQGPQMFPIARLIARGPMPPNKQAPLYPGLFYLTYGANQLNTPGRLGIMSSEEMAGGRGGPMAYGAMFPGFGGMRSSLRGMPPNPAMGGDFTLEFDSPVAATKGPEKGEGGPQGSPAKEADEANPENQALLSEIASGPLGGLLALPKGSVPNLARGPAGQSRGPPRVTPAAADPLMTPGLAEAYETYGADVTTPLDFEEETTTDTTVTPESPQTSMPGNEAEQPQMVHDAWRFQEP; encoded by the exons ATGCCAGCATTGAAG ATCCCGCTTTTCAAAATGAAGGACTTGGTACTGATCCTGTGCCTCCTGGAAATGGGTTCTGCGGTGCCG GCGTTTCCTCGGCAGCCTGGGATACCAGGCATGGCTAGTTTGAGCCTTGAG acAATGAGACAGTTGGGAAGTTTGCAGGGATTAAACATGCTCTCTCAG TATTCAAGATTCGGCTATGGGAAATCATTTAATTCTTTGTGGATGAATGGTCTCCTGCCGCCACCTTCCTCTTTCCCATGGATGAGACCAAGAGAACATGAAACTCAACAG CCATCCCTGCAGCCTCAACAGCCAGGACAGAAAGCTTTCCTCCAGCCCACCATTGTAACCTCAGGGATCCAGGACACCATCCAGAAGGGAGGACATCAGCCTCCGGTTTACCAGAGACAGCCGCCCTTGCAGCAGTCAGAGGGGCCAATGGTTCAACAGCAGGTGGCACCATCAGATAAGCCACCAAAGGCCGAG CTAAAAGAAATGGATCTTCCTGGTCCACAGGGTCCACAA CTAACAGAAATGGATTTTCCTGGTCCACAGGGTCCACAA CTGACAGAAATGGATTTTCCTGGTCCACAAGGTCCACAA GTAACAGAAATGGATTTTCCTGGTCCACAGGATCCACAA CTAAGAGAAATGGATTTTCCTGGTCCACAGGATCCACAA CTAACAGAAATGGATTTTCCTGGTCCACAAGGTCCACAA CTGACAGAAATGGATTTTCCTGGTCCACAGGGTCCACAA ATGTTCCCAATAGCCCGTTTGATAGCTCGGGGACCAATGCCACCAAATAAACAAGCTCca ctTTATCCAGGATTATTTTACCTGACCTATGGAGCAAATCAATTG AACACTCCTGGCAGACTTGGCATCATGAGCTCAGAGGAAATGGCA ggaggcagaggaggcccCATGGCCTATGGAGCCATGTTCCCAGGATTTGGAGGCATGAGGTCCAGCCTTAGAGGGATGCCCCCGAATCCAGCCATGGGCGGGGACTTTACTCTGGAATTTGACTCTCCAGTCGCTGCAACCAAAGGCcctgagaaaggagaaggaggtcCACAAGGCTCCCCTGCGAAGGAGGCTGACGAGGCCAATCCGGAAAACCAGGCTCTCCTTTCAGAGATTGCATCTGGTCCCCTCGGAGGGCTTCTTGCTCTTCCCAAAGGCAGTGTTCCCAACCTGGCAAGGGGCCCTGCCGGGCAGAGCAGGGGACCCCCCAGGGTCACCCCAGCAGCTGCTGACCCACTAATGACACCTGGACTAGCTGAGGCTTACGAGACCTACGGTGCTGATGTGACCACACCGCTGGATTTCGAGGAAGAAACGACCACAGATACCACAGTGACCCCAGAGAGTCCTCAGACATCGATGCCAGGAAACGAGGCAGAGCAGCCCCAGATGGTGCATGATGCGTGGCGTTTCCAAGAGCCCTGA